One Streptomyces sp. CNQ-509 DNA window includes the following coding sequences:
- a CDS encoding LacI family DNA-binding transcriptional regulator, translating to MPGARLKDVAERAGVSIKTVSNVVRGAARVAEPTRERVLRAIDELGYRPHASARHLRTGRSGVIALAVPELVAPYFAELATCVIAAAKESGQTVLIEVTDGDPAEELRLACGLGDPLIDGVLLSPLGLDQTALAARERRVPLVLLGERDYEVPADHVLIDNVAAARDATRHLVGRGRRRIGVIGWQHDDRTTATALQRMQGHREALAEAGLAYDQALAPAVGSYTRAGGAAAMRELLALREPPDAVFCFTDMMASGAMRVAHDEGLAIPADLAVVGFDDIQEARYMVPSLTSVAPDKQELARLAVKALLARIEGPAEAPPTTLLAPYELALRESSALPQDRP from the coding sequence GTGCCCGGGGCCCGCCTCAAGGACGTCGCAGAGCGCGCCGGTGTCTCGATCAAGACCGTCTCGAACGTGGTCCGCGGCGCCGCGCGCGTCGCCGAGCCGACCCGCGAGCGCGTGCTGCGCGCCATCGACGAACTCGGCTACCGCCCGCACGCCTCCGCCCGCCATCTGCGCACCGGCCGCAGCGGGGTCATCGCGCTTGCCGTACCGGAACTCGTCGCGCCCTACTTCGCGGAGCTGGCCACCTGCGTCATCGCCGCCGCCAAGGAGAGCGGGCAGACCGTCCTCATCGAGGTCACCGACGGTGATCCGGCGGAGGAGCTGCGGCTGGCCTGCGGCCTCGGCGACCCGCTCATCGACGGCGTGCTCCTCAGCCCTCTCGGCCTGGACCAGACGGCGCTCGCCGCCCGCGAGCGCCGCGTCCCGCTCGTGCTGCTCGGCGAGCGCGACTACGAGGTCCCCGCCGACCACGTGCTCATCGACAACGTCGCCGCCGCCCGCGACGCCACCCGGCACCTCGTCGGCCGCGGCCGCCGCCGCATCGGCGTCATCGGCTGGCAGCACGACGACCGCACGACGGCCACCGCCCTGCAGCGCATGCAGGGCCACCGCGAGGCGCTGGCCGAGGCGGGCCTCGCGTACGACCAGGCGCTGGCGCCCGCCGTGGGGTCGTACACCCGGGCGGGCGGGGCGGCGGCCATGCGGGAGCTGCTGGCGCTCCGGGAGCCGCCCGACGCGGTGTTCTGCTTCACCGACATGATGGCGTCGGGCGCGATGCGCGTCGCGCACGACGAGGGCCTGGCGATTCCGGCCGACCTCGCGGTGGTCGGCTTCGACGACATCCAGGAGGCGCGGTACATGGTGCCGTCGCTGACCAGCGTGGCGCCCGACAAGCAGGAGCTGGCCAGGCTGGCGGTGAAGGCGCTGCTGGCGCGGATCGAGGGCCCGGCGGAGGCCCCGCCGACGACGCTGCTGGCGCCCTACGAGCTGGCGCTGCGCGAGTCGAGCGCCCTGCCGCAGGACCGGCCGTAG
- a CDS encoding extracellular solute-binding protein: protein MLRRLDSPGRPAPDPARGTPAAPYAPSRRALLRGGAGLAAGAAATAALTGCGTTIAQGFTGGEPPADRLNFWNPFTGGDGERMVAMQDLYEKDHPDSTLRATTFVWGNPYYTKLSLATIGERPPHVAIAHLSKLPVLAQAGLLSELPADALAKQGMTPEKFDAKPWRKSHVDDRLYGIPIDTHPFALYFRTDVAEKAGLLDGGELVDIDGADKFADALRAAKEVTGVWGGSVASIKDTATQFRMFLSFYTQLGGRPLVGDAGATVTVDLDAAEEALAYIQRLGKEKLIPTGANGQAAITLLTTGEAGFLMDGVWQIVAVLDSGAKFDMRPLPRIFDDAPYACFADSHALVLPRQPKQDDGRLDLSLEFTASLLAKSKLWAEGGHVPAWLPTQRSAAYRELTPQSHYTEAAEGAVYDPVAWYGGAGSNLQNRVGDAVSAALAGRSTPRAAAARVREELRTLADVESPI from the coding sequence ATGCTCCGACGCCTCGACTCCCCCGGCCGCCCGGCCCCCGACCCCGCCCGCGGCACACCTGCAGCCCCGTACGCACCCTCCCGCCGCGCCCTGCTGCGCGGCGGTGCGGGCCTCGCCGCGGGCGCCGCCGCCACCGCGGCGCTCACCGGCTGCGGCACCACCATCGCCCAGGGCTTCACCGGCGGCGAACCCCCCGCGGACCGGCTGAACTTCTGGAACCCCTTCACCGGCGGCGACGGCGAACGCATGGTCGCCATGCAGGACCTGTACGAGAAGGACCACCCCGACAGCACCCTGCGGGCGACCACCTTCGTCTGGGGCAACCCGTACTACACCAAGCTGAGCCTGGCCACCATCGGCGAGCGCCCCCCGCACGTCGCCATCGCGCACCTGTCGAAGCTGCCGGTGCTCGCCCAGGCCGGGCTGCTCAGCGAGCTGCCCGCCGACGCGCTCGCCAAGCAGGGCATGACGCCGGAGAAGTTCGACGCCAAGCCCTGGCGCAAGTCCCACGTCGACGACCGCCTCTACGGCATCCCGATCGACACCCACCCCTTCGCGCTGTACTTCCGCACCGACGTCGCCGAGAAGGCCGGCCTGCTCGACGGCGGCGAACTGGTCGACATCGACGGCGCGGACAAGTTCGCCGACGCGCTGCGCGCCGCGAAGGAGGTCACCGGCGTCTGGGGCGGCTCGGTCGCCTCGATCAAGGACACCGCCACCCAGTTCCGCATGTTCCTGTCCTTCTACACCCAGCTCGGCGGCCGGCCGCTGGTCGGCGACGCCGGCGCCACCGTGACGGTCGACCTCGACGCCGCCGAGGAGGCGCTCGCGTACATCCAGCGCCTGGGCAAGGAGAAGCTGATACCCACGGGCGCCAACGGGCAGGCCGCCATCACCCTGCTCACCACCGGCGAGGCCGGGTTCCTGATGGACGGCGTGTGGCAGATCGTCGCCGTCCTGGACTCGGGGGCGAAGTTCGACATGCGGCCCCTGCCGCGGATCTTCGACGACGCCCCGTACGCCTGCTTCGCCGACAGCCACGCCCTGGTGCTGCCCCGGCAGCCGAAGCAGGACGACGGCCGCCTCGACCTGTCGCTGGAGTTCACCGCCTCGCTGCTGGCGAAGAGCAAGCTGTGGGCGGAGGGCGGGCACGTCCCCGCGTGGCTGCCGACCCAGCGCTCGGCCGCGTACCGGGAGCTGACGCCCCAGTCCCACTACACCGAAGCCGCCGAGGGCGCCGTCTACGACCCCGTCGCCTGGTACGGCGGCGCGGGCAGCAATCTGCAGAACCGGGTGGGCGACGCGGTCAGCGCCGCGCTCGCCGGCCGGTCGACGCCGCGCGCAGCCGCGGCCCGGGTCCGCGAGGAGCTGCGCACGCTCGCGGACGTCGAGTCCCCGATCTGA
- a CDS encoding carbohydrate ABC transporter permease translates to MASTVGTGALTPDRSRPRETRGRLAGPALVAPFALFYIVFLLGPLLYTFVAGFFNGSLLRDGFGSWVGFSNYADVLGDSEFWRTLKHTLWFTVLTTIPLVLLALGLAILADRFVRGRWFIRFAFFAPYVIPSASVSLIFMWGVLADQTGLAQDWLKTLGVSSPPSWLGDPSWAMWSLAGVTVWWTIGFNFVLYLAGLQEIPRDVHEAAAMDGAGPWQRIRHVVIPMLGRTTTLVTVLQIVASLKVFDQIYMMTAGGPDGSTRPTLQYIVDTGFTDGRTGYASVVSLFLFLVILLISLVWFFLVRRAEKES, encoded by the coding sequence GTGGCGAGCACAGTCGGCACCGGCGCCCTCACCCCCGACCGGTCACGCCCCCGCGAAACCCGCGGCCGGCTCGCGGGCCCGGCCCTGGTCGCGCCGTTCGCGCTTTTTTACATCGTTTTCCTCCTCGGTCCGCTCCTCTACACCTTCGTGGCGGGCTTCTTCAACGGCAGCCTGCTGCGCGACGGCTTCGGCAGTTGGGTCGGCTTCTCCAACTACGCGGACGTGCTGGGCGACTCCGAGTTCTGGCGCACCCTGAAGCACACCCTGTGGTTCACCGTGCTCACCACCATCCCGCTGGTGCTGCTGGCGCTGGGTCTCGCGATCCTCGCCGACCGGTTCGTACGCGGCCGGTGGTTCATCCGCTTCGCCTTCTTCGCGCCGTACGTCATCCCGTCCGCGTCGGTCTCCCTGATCTTCATGTGGGGCGTGCTCGCCGACCAGACCGGCCTGGCCCAGGACTGGCTGAAGACCCTCGGCGTCAGCTCGCCGCCGTCCTGGCTCGGCGATCCCAGCTGGGCGATGTGGTCGCTGGCCGGCGTCACCGTCTGGTGGACCATCGGCTTCAACTTCGTGCTCTACCTCGCCGGTCTGCAGGAGATCCCCCGCGACGTGCACGAGGCCGCCGCCATGGACGGCGCCGGGCCCTGGCAGCGGATCCGGCACGTGGTCATCCCCATGCTGGGGCGGACGACGACGCTCGTCACCGTGCTCCAGATCGTCGCCTCGCTGAAGGTCTTCGACCAGATCTACATGATGACCGCCGGCGGCCCCGACGGCTCCACCCGGCCCACGCTGCAGTACATCGTCGACACCGGCTTCACCGACGGCCGCACCGGCTACGCCTCGGTCGTCTCCCTCTTCCTCTTCCTCGTCATCCTGCTGATCTCCCTGGTCTGGTTCTTCCTCGTCCGCCGGGCAGAGAAGGAGAGCTGA
- a CDS encoding carbohydrate ABC transporter permease produces MAHTKEGPAATAAAPARAEAKDPAPRRGYDAEKLFNRVALGVLVAFALLWLVPLLFATAISIRPADEIAVDPASWFTSNPTFAAYEDLFDKGKLPYWYANSFIVSLLTTVLTVVTASLAAFGLSQVRFRFRRGVFLLLLAGIMIPMQVLMIPQFLALQEVGLLNTYWGVVLPQVPNVVAVFVFKQFFDGIPRELIEAARADGAGWLRTYGQIVMPVSRPAVSAVTIFVFVAVWNNFLWPLLVVTDPEMMTLPVGLNSVQDAFGIPYAQLMASAVLGAIPLLVVFALFQRRIVEGIAGTGLK; encoded by the coding sequence ATGGCCCACACCAAAGAAGGCCCCGCCGCCACCGCCGCCGCGCCCGCCCGCGCAGAAGCGAAGGACCCCGCGCCCCGCCGCGGCTACGACGCCGAGAAGCTCTTCAACCGCGTCGCGCTCGGCGTCCTCGTCGCCTTCGCGCTGCTGTGGCTGGTGCCGCTGCTGTTCGCGACGGCGATATCCATCCGTCCCGCCGACGAGATAGCCGTCGACCCGGCTTCCTGGTTCACCTCGAACCCCACCTTCGCGGCGTACGAGGACCTCTTCGACAAGGGCAAGCTGCCCTACTGGTACGCCAACAGCTTCATCGTCTCGCTGCTGACCACGGTGCTCACCGTCGTCACCGCCTCACTCGCCGCCTTCGGCCTCTCCCAGGTGCGCTTCCGCTTCCGCCGCGGGGTCTTCCTGCTGCTGCTCGCCGGGATCATGATCCCGATGCAGGTGCTGATGATCCCGCAGTTCCTGGCGCTCCAGGAGGTGGGCCTCCTCAACACGTACTGGGGCGTGGTCCTGCCGCAGGTGCCGAACGTCGTCGCCGTCTTCGTCTTCAAGCAGTTCTTCGACGGCATCCCCAGGGAGCTGATCGAGGCCGCGCGCGCCGACGGCGCCGGCTGGCTCCGCACGTACGGGCAGATCGTGATGCCCGTCTCCCGGCCCGCCGTGTCGGCCGTGACGATCTTCGTCTTCGTGGCCGTGTGGAACAACTTCCTCTGGCCGCTGCTGGTCGTCACCGACCCGGAGATGATGACGCTGCCGGTCGGGCTCAACTCCGTACAGGACGCCTTCGGCATCCCGTACGCGCAGCTCATGGCCTCCGCCGTGCTGGGCGCCATCCCCCTGCTCGTCGTCTTCGCGCTCTTCCAGCGCCGCATCGTCGAGGGCATCGCCGGTACGGGCCTGAAGTAG